The region CCTTCAAGATATGGAGAAAACCATCTAGAAATTGAAATGTCCTCCTATCTAGTACCCGAGTTCATATGACATAAGTTTCTTATCCTActaattttctctatttttatattaccaagcaaagatttaaaacttgtttttccttggCAGCTGTACTTCAAGTCCACTGATGTGTACAACGAGCGATGGCAAAATGCCTGGGTTATTCCTGCCTTCTGGCAAGTGTTGTCTTTCTCTCTCCTTTGCATCATCTGTGCTCTTTGGGCTCCATCTCAAAATTCCATGAGGTATGACCAGCCTTCCATCTCTTTAAGGCATGTTttagatttgattgagttaacAGAGCTCCTAATGTGTAATTGCTTACCATGAAACATGCTAAAATGGATCGCTTAGTAATGATGATTGTTCGTTCTTATCAAAAAAGAATAATGATGGATCGTTCATGATGTCTTTTGAATTAGGGATCCGTGGTACTTTTTATCTTAATAGAGTGTTATCTAGCATTATATTTAGATTTGCTTATCTCTAGAACAACAAAAGGAGAACACCTTGACCATGCGAgataatgaaatgatttctCTTCCACCTAACCCTCCTTAAGAGATCATGAATGAATAAAGTTCCTttgaggaggaaagaagaaCATGATACATATTTTCCTGGTGTCAAAGATTCAGGATCGTTTTCTTCAAGCCATTTCATATCTTCCTTCATGAAAGAAGAATCTCAAAAATCACGAGTTTTTCTGTGAAAAAGTTTGGCGTTTCTTAGAACCCAtatcatatgttgatgatatttactatattctatTTACGTACTTCTATACTAACTGGTTTTCTTTTCAATACATCCAGATATGCCTATTCTGATGATAGTGAAGAGTTTGATAAGGATGTCACGTTGACGCTCATAAAACCCTCCCCTCTGCCAACTAAGGATGTAAGAAGTCCATCCAAAGTGAGATCAACGCCTGGTGGAAATGGGGCATCTAATGGTGGTGATGTGGAAGAAGACAAGACGGAGTAAAGTATATAATATTGTTCATATTACTGTAACGAAAAATGTCATGAGAAGAGTAGTTGCTGTTAGAATATTGTAATTGGTTTTTTCTGTGTAAAAATTATTGAAGGCGGATCAGGTAAAAGCCAAATAGGTAATAGCTAATCCGATAGGAAAATTGTTGTTTACTGTTGCCTTGGTTCATATTTGTTTCAGTACTTCTTATTAGATACAGTGTGATGTCGTCCAGTAGATCTGCCACACAAATAGAATTGGTTACTCTGTCTAATCCCTGCAGTATGCTCTATAGTGTTAGCCAGTGTTCACTTTATTTTAACTTCTCCATTTATTGCTCACAGCTGTCTATGCAATGTCACACAGTGATCATTTATCGAAGAATGGGTTTAGTTATCAAATATTGGATGATTAGAAACAATTTATTTATGTGACTTATTTATACTTCATCACACCATGCCATTTTTGTAACTCAGCTTGCTCATAACATCCCATAGGTGATGCAACACGCATATCAACTCAAGTTCAAATTCATATTCAAAATTAAACGCCAATCCCTTGAGTTAAGATACAAAGCaaccaaattcaagaactagcCGATCATTAAACaacaagttgaagaaaaaattcatatgatattttctCTAGACTTAAAGAAATTTCAGAGAGTTTAACACTCATACTACTTTATTCACATTATGAAATATTATTACCTAGACAGTCATGTTCGAATGAAGATAACGCAAAAACAGGGTACATGATATAGCATTAAGCGAAATAGTTGATTTGGCGCCCCTTATTCAACCATAAACAACTGAGATTGGACAGGAACGGACTAAGAGAAACCTAATGGTCTCAAAGCAAATTCGGAAATGAACCCGTaagaaattgaataagagaAGAGCGAAAGCACCCTTTACCTAGGCATCTGCCAGGGAATTTGAAAGCAACTCTGCTTGATTCAACTCACTTCACTTACAAAGCACTTTCCCAACGATCCTATCCAGCTCCCACactcaaaataagaaaagagaaaacATCTGTCAAATGGAGGCCGAAGTTAGAAAGTCAGTGGATTCGTAGACAATAGCAAAAGAAAATAGATCGAAGAATCGAGAGTCTCATTCGCATTATTGTGTTTACTTTGTTGCGTTCTCTCGCTCCTTTCTCGCGGAGCTGCAAAAAGCCCTTATTCGGATTCAATCCGATTTAGCCTGTTTCTAAAGGGAATGAACGTAACTCTGATTTTTGATGCGCTGAGTTATTATTGCAATTTATTCAATTGttattcaaaattct is a window of Lycium ferocissimum isolate CSIRO_LF1 chromosome 12, AGI_CSIRO_Lferr_CH_V1, whole genome shotgun sequence DNA encoding:
- the LOC132040276 gene encoding uncharacterized protein LOC132040276 — translated: MKTVCLRVTRSAFVGVTVLYFKSTDVYNERWQNAWVIPAFWQVLSFSLLCIICALWAPSQNSMRYAYSDDSEEFDKDVTLTLIKPSPLPTKDVRSPSKVRSTPGGNGASNGGDVEEDKTE